A window from Pyrococcus yayanosii CH1 encodes these proteins:
- a CDS encoding cysteine desulfurase, whose amino-acid sequence MKIPDDVRKDIPLTNEVIYFDNTATSLTPKPVIEAMTEYYLKYRANVHRGVHRLSQMATHKYEEARKVVADFIGAKFEEIAFTKNTSESLNLVALGLEHIFKKGDKIVTTPYEHHSNLLPWQRLAKKLGLRVEFIEGDDEGNLDLSDAEKKIKGAKLVAVQHVSNALGVIHEVEELGKMAKEEGAIFVVDAAQSVGHMGVDVNKLHADFLAFSGHKGPMGPTGIGVLYIREEFFDIFDPPLIGGGTIEDVDLCCYTLTEPPERFEAGTPNIGGAIGLAAGIRYIERIGLDKIERQEKKLVKRTTEGLDALEIPWYGPRDLEKHAGVVSFNVPPLHPHDVAAILDEHKIMVRSGHHCALPVMKRLGINGTVRASFHVYNSVEEVETFLGVLEDLVRSLR is encoded by the coding sequence ATGAAGATTCCAGACGACGTGAGGAAGGACATCCCCCTGACAAACGAGGTTATATATTTCGATAACACCGCAACTTCCCTCACACCGAAGCCTGTAATCGAGGCTATGACTGAATACTACCTCAAGTACAGGGCGAATGTTCACAGGGGAGTTCACCGCCTCTCCCAGATGGCGACTCACAAGTATGAGGAGGCCAGGAAGGTCGTCGCAGACTTCATCGGAGCCAAGTTCGAGGAGATAGCCTTCACGAAGAACACGAGCGAGAGCCTAAACCTGGTGGCGCTTGGCCTCGAGCACATTTTCAAGAAGGGAGATAAGATAGTTACGACCCCTTACGAGCACCATTCCAACCTCCTGCCCTGGCAGAGATTGGCTAAGAAGCTTGGCCTAAGGGTGGAGTTTATCGAAGGGGATGACGAGGGCAACCTCGACCTGAGTGACGCTGAGAAGAAAATCAAAGGAGCAAAGCTCGTAGCCGTGCAGCACGTTTCCAACGCCCTCGGCGTCATCCATGAGGTTGAAGAGCTTGGGAAGATGGCAAAGGAGGAAGGGGCAATATTCGTCGTTGATGCTGCCCAGAGCGTGGGCCACATGGGGGTTGACGTTAATAAGCTCCACGCGGACTTCCTAGCTTTCTCGGGACATAAGGGGCCTATGGGGCCGACGGGTATAGGTGTGCTCTACATTAGGGAGGAGTTCTTCGACATCTTCGATCCTCCTCTCATAGGAGGCGGGACAATCGAAGATGTCGACCTCTGCTGTTACACGCTCACCGAACCACCTGAGCGCTTCGAAGCTGGAACGCCCAACATAGGTGGGGCCATAGGGCTGGCCGCAGGCATCCGATACATAGAGAGAATTGGGCTCGACAAAATCGAAAGGCAGGAGAAAAAGCTCGTCAAGAGGACGACGGAGGGCCTCGACGCTCTCGAAATTCCATGGTACGGGCCAAGGGATCTTGAGAAGCATGCTGGCGTGGTCAGCTTCAACGTTCCACCGCTCCATCCACACGATGTAGCTGCAATCCTCGACGAGCACAAGATAATGGTCCGCTCTGGCCATCACTGTGCCCTTCCCGTCATGAAGAGGTTGGGAATAAACGGCACCGTAAGAGCGTCATTCCACGTCTACAACAGCGTGGAGGAAGTCGAGACATTCCTCGGCGTCCTTGAGGACCTCGTCAGATCCCTCAGGTGA